The stretch of DNA GATCGGTCTGCGCCTCGTTCAGGGCTGCCAGATACCGGCTGCGCGCCGCCCGCGCGAGGTACACCACGAGCGCGGAGGCCGCTGCCGCCACACCGATGTCAGTGATAAACGAGGGCACGCTGACCACCTGGTGCGAATAGGTGATGATCTGCAGCAGCGTCGTCACCACCAGGGCGACCAGGGCCGCCGTCAGGCGCTGGCAATAGGTTGCGACAACCGCCAGCGGGAAGACGTAGAGCACGTGCAGCTTGATCTCCTCACCGGTCGTGAGATCGAGCGCGAAGATGAACGCCGCCGCGAGTGCGCAGGCGAGGAGAACGAATACCGGCGAGCGCGCCCCGAGATGGGGGACCGCGTTCATGGCCCGCGGCGCGGCCCGCTTGTCTTCGAAGGCTGCCTCCGCCTCGTCGAGGTGGCTGACCAGCATGTGCGACAGAAGATTCACAGCGACCCCGCCGAAGACCAGCGGAAACACGTAAAGCGCGAGCGATACCTGTCCGGAAAAAAGCTTGTCGTAGATCGTCGTGCCGGTCGGCTTGGCGAGTTGCGACAGATGCTGCAGCAGAACGACGTTCACACCGGCAACCGCGAGCAGCACGGTGGCGAACGCGCCGACGGTCCAGCGCGAGATCGACACCTTCCTGAACAGGAAGGCATAGATGCCGGCCGGAATCACGATCGAGAAGAGGACCAGCAGGACGAACTCGCTTTCGTGGAACACGTCCGGCGTCATCGGGGGTCCTCCAGTCCGCCGGAGAGGTGGACCGGACGTTCGCGAGGCGTCGCCGTCGGGGGGCGTGCTTGCACGTAAGGGAAGCTGTACACGGAAGTCATCACAGAAGCGGGAGTGCGCAATCAGTGAAGCGTGCGGGTTACGAGGCGCTCGCACGATCAACCCTCGCGCGGTTTCCGCGATTGACGCATGGCGGGCCATCGACTCGATATCGGCCTCGAACGTGGGCGAAGTTTGGGACGAAAACCTGTCGCGAACCTTTCGAAAAGGGGCGATCGAGTGCGCCCGCTGGGGCTTGGCGCAAGGCACGGCGCGGTCGCCCCGGGCATCTGGCGGTCCGGATCCCGGATTCACGCGTTCCTCGCATCCGGTGCCCGCCGGCCAGTGGCGACGCGCCTCGACGGCGGCATATACTTGCCGCCTCCCATCGCCCTCGCAGGCTGCCCATGCCCGACGACCAACGAGCGACCGAGAAGCGCGTGCGGCACTTCCGGCACATCCTCCTGTGGCCGCTGCAGCTCATGCCGATCCGCGAGGGCGCGCAGATCCAGAAGCACTGGGAGGTGCTCGAGCAGGAGCGGGAAGGCAACCCCTGGCACGAGGTCCTGGACGAGTTCACGGGTGATCCGGCCGAGTTCAAGGAACGGCACTACAACGAATTCGTCACTTTCCTGCCGCACGTCCAGCGCTTCCTGTATGGCGAGAGCCGGCGCGCGGGGCAGGAGATGCAAGGCGGCGGTTCGGCCATGCGCGTTTTCCGGCGCGAGGACGTAGCCGCCGCGCGTCTCACGCTCGCGCTGGGCACCGCGCCGCTCACCCTGAGCGTCGCCCACGTCGACCTCTACTTCTTTTTCGACATCGATGTCGTGCTGCTGGGGGTGGAAGTGTTTGCCGACGACCTGCCGCTCGTGATCGCGGAGGATGTTCTCTATCGATTCGGTCGCGCCTACCCGGCCGGGTGGGAGGAGAACGGCCAGGGTGCGCACTGCGTGCACAAGACGGAGTGGCTGTCAGCCGCGGGCGAGGTGCTGGCGGTCTCGGACTACGAGCGGCGGGACAAGTATCTGTCGTTCGTCTGCCGGCACCGCGCGCCCTGCCTGGCCGCGCACTGGGCGTTCCTGCTGCAGCCGCTGGTGCTCGACCACGCCGATGAGCGCGGGCTGATTCGCTATCGCCAGATCGAGTACTACCGCATGCCGGTGATGGGCTATCTCGCGATGGAGAAACCGAAGGCACTCTCGCGCAGCGACTTCATCCGGCTCGGCCTGGTGACGGCGGCTGGTGCCGACGAGACGCTGC from Betaproteobacteria bacterium encodes:
- a CDS encoding GGDEF domain-containing protein, coding for MTPDVFHESEFVLLVLFSIVIPAGIYAFLFRKVSISRWTVGAFATVLLAVAGVNVVLLQHLSQLAKPTGTTIYDKLFSGQVSLALYVFPLVFGGVAVNLLSHMLVSHLDEAEAAFEDKRAAPRAMNAVPHLGARSPVFVLLACALAAAFIFALDLTTGEEIKLHVLYVFPLAVVATYCQRLTAALVALVVTTLLQIITYSHQVVSVPSFITDIGVAAAASALVVYLARAARSRYLAALNEAQTDPLTGLPNRRAVLSRVDWELLRQKRYGGALSLALLDLDGFKTLNDTRGHHAGDEALQLVADVLRQCTRDSDAIGRIGGDEFIIVLPNMQADDCRRKSRELGETIARRMQAAGFAITASVGWKTFGAPPASTAQALRTVDDLMYQAKAQGRKQNCA